The Thermosynechococcus sp. HN-54 DNA segment CGGTGGCTGATCGTTGTTCCTAAAACCTCTAAAAATGCCGCCAACCACCGGGGATGGGCAGGCCAAGCAGGCGCCGTGACCAGATTGCCATCCACCACCACTGCATCTACCGCCACACTGGTAAAGTTCCCCCCGGCACTGACCACCTCAGGACCACAGGCAGGATAGGCCGTACAGGTTTTACCCGCAAGGACGCCCGCTGCTGCCAGCAGTTGTAGCCCATGACAAATGGCTGCAATCGGTTTTTGGGTCTCGCCAAAGTGCTTAGTGATTTCCAGTACCCGTGGGTTAAGGCGCAAATACTCTGGGGCACGGCCACCCGGCACCACTAAGGCATCATAGGTACTGGGATCAATTTCCGCAAAGGTGGCATTGAGCGTAAAATTGTGCCCCCGTTTTTCACTATAGGTTTGATCCCCCTCAAAATCGTGAACTGCCGTGCGAACCATGTCCCCAGCGACTTTATCCGGACAGACGGCATGCACAGTATGCCCCACCATTTGTAGAGCTTGAAAAGGCACCATCACTTCGTAGTCTTCAACATAGTCACCCACGAGCATGAGAATGCGTTTGCCACTCATGATTTCTTGCCTCTTGCATTGACCTGTTTTGATCCTGACATAATCTTGTCCCCTCCAAAAGTTAGGCTTAAAAAGTAAAAAGCGGATAGTCAGGTAGAGTCTAATGGTAGAAAGCAAGACTGCTGCCGGGGTTTACTTTGTGGGGGCTGGCCCCGGTGATCCAGAATTATTGACCCTCAAGGGACAGCGGCTGATCCGAGAGGCCGATGTGATTCTCTATGCCGATTCCCTTGTACCAAGCGAGATTTTGCAGTTTGCGCCGCCGAGTGCCCTCTGTATTCCCACAGCGGCAATGACCCTTGAAGAAATGATTCCGCTGATGGTTGCAGCCGTCCAAGCGGGTAAAAAAGTGGTGCGGTTGCAATCGGGAGATCCTAGCCTCTACAGTGCCATTCACGAGCAGATCTGCCGCCTAGCCCAGGCAGGCATTGCTGTTGAAGTTGTCCCCGGCATT contains these protein-coding regions:
- a CDS encoding DJ-1/PfpI family protein, translating into MSGKRILMLVGDYVEDYEVMVPFQALQMVGHTVHAVCPDKVAGDMVRTAVHDFEGDQTYSEKRGHNFTLNATFAEIDPSTYDALVVPGGRAPEYLRLNPRVLEITKHFGETQKPIAAICHGLQLLAAAGVLAGKTCTAYPACGPEVVSAGGNFTSVAVDAVVVDGNLVTAPAWPAHPRWLAAFLEVLGTTISHRPLAAV